A segment of the Crassostrea angulata isolate pt1a10 chromosome 10, ASM2561291v2, whole genome shotgun sequence genome:
AAACATTCATTAGATCTGCCTTGTCAAAATATTCCTTCTTCTACGTCTTGCGTCATAAGATCGTTATTTATAAAGTACAAGCTTGACTATTTATGGAATTGCAAAACATCTTCACAAGAGTAGTTATAACCAttataacaggagcttggactttgggtagttgtgtcaaacagcaatgtgacgtatgcctgtctatttcattgctgcccACTCAGTGAAagctcattgaaatcaacacgatttgtctggcttttgagctaagtctacgcaatcggtgcatatttcacttgaatccagcgtcatttttaacatgttttgacgcaagaaatgatagctacgtcctacggaaagtccaaggccttgttaaaatggttaaaATATCATGTGGCGATTCAATCAAccaatcagagagagagagagagagagagatatttacGCATGGAACAACTCTAACATCCCTGTGGCATTTAGGAAGAAAAAATAGTTGGATCACTGATGAGATCTATATACTGATAAATTAACACATTTATGCGTATTGACAAGTACAAGCAAATTACACACCACTGAATCATTGTATggataagatacatgtacataatctaGATATATCCTCACCTGCACTTATCACATGAGTGacagatctacatgtacatactgattgacatatattttttaatgctgAAAATCTTAATTCCAAAAATTAGTTAACAGAAAGCCTTTTTCGACAAATGATACACAGTTAGCATTAGATATTGTGGACTCATTTTGGCATGACCTTAAAGATTATTTTAgacaaaatttatcaatttaattctaataattgtcaaatttttgaaaatcatgcaTGTTTTTGGGACTCCTTTGCTTTATAAATCGGTAagacatgtattaaattttttaaaatctgtaaaGTCAAGTGATTATAAATATAGccctataaataaaaaattaattgacttttaaatgtacatgaataacAAGTATGATTTTACTTCCATCAGATTAATATTTATCTAGATCATCTTAAACTCGTATGAGAGTTgcaatacatgtaacagttaTCTAGTTGTTAATAAAGTCAATAACTGCTTTTATTATATACTGTACAGTACCCATCAATTTTTCTTCCTTGAAACCGTTAATTCTACAGAGTGTGATTTGATTTTCCGGATCACCACACTGTGCTTTACCAAATCTATATCACCCCTCTCTGAAACCGATGGCATTGtacacaataaaaaattattttgctttttcatagtgcattttaaaaaattgctatGTGCAATAagttaacatttaaaattggttttaaaaaagatatttggtaggtttttattaaatagtgaaatcattcttttgatttttacagtacatgttcCATTCATACATGCAAACACACTAATTGGCAAACCAACTAACAATTCTATCCCTTGAGTTAAATTCCAAGAAAAGATTCCACCAGTCCATATTTCATTACATGGTTTTCATTTAAATCTTACTGTATATAAAGCAACATGCTCAACTTTAAATGGcttgaaattatgaaattacatgtaaatacttaaTTTGATAACCTTTATTTTAAGTAACATTTTGCCGGCTCTCTTGTTACCATGATTGCacaattatttatgtttcttgtggTAATTCCTTACTTTTTTCAAGTAATTACACATTTTTAGCCACATCAAGCCACATTTTGATGTTCTAAATGGCAGTAAATGCACAATTACTCCTAAAGTCCTTGCTGCAGAATATTGTTTTACAGTAAGCAtgagcaaagagagataactctataTGCAAGCCATCCAGATGTATTACTTTCTGTGACATAATATCATCAGACCATtgcaataaatgaaatatttttgggcAAAAGTGAAATAAACTCTAAAAGCTtctaatttaaattttagaatttcaTCAATATACATTTACCCTCTTGCATGTTCTACataatttgatattcataaaaTACACTAAgcaggtaaataaaaaatattactttagaAACAACAAGCATGCAACTACATGTACTAACTCACAATCTGAGATATATCTGTTCATTGATTCATTATCTATGGATAGCATTTTAGCAAAGAACAaacattttatgtatatataataatcaTCCAGAACTGACCTCCACTCATTGCATCAATAAGCACTTGTTTCCCTGTGGACAGGTAGTTTTTCAGAGCAGGGAAGTCGAATATTTCCTTCATATACTCCACATAATCCAACACAGAGTCTATGACCTGAACACTGAACTCTTTACCATCAACAGTGTATGTAGAGAGACCAACTTTGGAGATATCAGCATTCAAATCAGGACAAATCTTGTACTGACTGATGCTTTTTgttctttcaaatattttgtctgTTACATTTTCTGGAGCTGGAcctataataaaatttaaaaaaaacatgatttctttaaaatgatcaaaaaaATCCTGCAAgcataaattgttaaaattatgtcACCGGGTTAACAAGTGTCTGAGGTGTGTGACTGTCATTTAATACATTGGGTCTCAGAAGCTTAGTGTTTAGAGCGCCGACACGTTACGCCAGAGGCCCCGAGTTCGAGTCCCCTTTGAGACTTGACTTTTTACCACCTGTTACACATCTGTTAACCTGGTGACAAATGGTCACCTAATTTACAATTACCAATTTATCCTTTATatctctatataaaataaatttatcaatcTTCTACCTCCtctgatttatatttttattagtcCACTACCGGTTTTCATTTTCCATATATCTCTTCGGTAATCAAAGTCAATCAGTGTATTAAATACCTAAGCCAAGTCAAAACTAATTTCAAACTTCTTGAAGAAAACTCAATCAGTTAAGAGAATTTTCATTCCAAACTTGAAGACATACCGATACATAATTATTCTCTACGCAAGAGTACTTTTATCCCTTTTTCTGCACTACTGCTCTTATTAAACTAATAACTTCATCCATAGTTCTTGAAGGTTAAATCATTCTAATATCTCACAGAGAAAGATATCAAATCTTAACCACACACAAATTGAAgttctaaataaaatttgaaaaattatgtcaTTTCAAGTTTTAAACCGCAAAtggtttatttataattttgactTCATTTGACTCTTACTCAAGgctatgtagaaaaaaaaatactttgagttGAGATAAGTGTTGGTACATTGTGTTGCTATTAGAATGCATTACCTCCATTTTCAGTATTGAACTTTATGCCAAAATCAGCATCTGGGCCCCCAGGATTGTGACTTGCAGTCAAAATAATTCCACCATTAGTTTTGTATTTACGAATGACACAGGATACTGCTGGCGTTGACATTAAACCATTCTGAGCAACTATTACTTTAGACACCTGAAGTAAAATGCCAGAGAAAATTGAGCAATATCTTACCAACCCATGCTATTCAAAGTTCATGAAGAttcttatctaaaaaaaaaaaattaatggattAATGTATGCTTGCAgcttatatataaaatttcaaagtgcttCTGTATCTtccaattttaacaaaatataacttTTCAAAATAGTCTTTTAGTAAAACAGTGCATTTTTATGCGagctaatttttcatttattaatattttgatttcaatttacCTAGCCTTTTGCAATATATATCTATACAATTAACGTTAAAAATTGTGAATAGCTCCCAATATACTAAGGCAAACAGTTCTGCAGATTGTCAAGTATAACCAAGACATACCCCATTTGCTGCACACATTTTAATGATGAGCAATGTTGCCTCCTTTTCATAGTATCGTCCATCGCCTCCGATGACTAGAGTCGAACCCTCTATTTTACTTAACCCCCCTTCCAGTATACTCTGCACAAAATTTTCCGTGTAATTTTTTTGCAAGTAGACTTTGACAGCTTTCCTTAGTCCGCTCGTCCCCGGCTTCTGTCCCTCTATCGGGGAAGATGAAACTGTAGTTGATGAGTATGACATTGCCGCATACAGTATCGTGGAAGCTGGCCTTGACAGTCACCTCTCTGCCGCCTGCAGGAAATGTGTCACGCAGTATAAATGTAAGCGTTTGAAGAGGACAAAAATGGATAATCTTATTCCGGAATAAATCCTCACCCCctcaaatcaaaacaaacatttttaattaactaAAGGGATGCATTCTCTTAGAATGAcagacacgtagcatcagggAACGGGAGAgagcccccctccccctccccccccccccccccgctcaCACActcaagaaaataaatatttgccaATCTGCtaatgaatggggggggggttagtggTTTCAAAGTATGTAAAACGTCTGTTTTACCGTCAATTTTGTTAACTttccttttatattttacatgctCTAATGAAGGGGAGGGGCAACTtcttcaaaattcaattttttataggttaatctaaaaattttgataatgtTTGTTGGGGAAAAAAGTCACATGCATGAATCTAGAGGGTGTAGGGGAACCGGACTCCCTAagaattttaaacttatttgaTCCAAATAAATGGAGTAAATTTACTCacattgaaaaattatcaataatacccccccccccccgcaaaaaTTATGAACCAGGTCATAAATTAGCATTGGCCAAACCCTATCACAATTCTAGAAATCCTACAATactgtaaataaacaaattaatgaaatgaaGAAATATCTAATATTTGTATTAGCATTTGATTTGTTAAAGTGAAACTTCTTATATTTCAAACTCTAGAAAAATATCatctgaaacaattttttttaaaaatggatgaaaattctttataaaaatccggtaaattgattgaaatattagtaatgattttaaaaagtctttaaaaatccgACCGGGTGCCTCACTTCAACGATACTTTATCTATTAgcctataattatattttatccttaaaaataaaaaatagcgaTCAAATTTTTGGGAATCAAAACCGTTTGAAAATAGATGAGAGCTAgtataaatatgttcatttatgCTGATATGATGAGACAGAGATATTCCAAAAAATCATCGATTGGTATATTAGAGGAAGATGGAATATTATTATTAGATATTCTAATTCCAAGCACTGAAAACTGCATGGACACAACACGCCTGATGAAAAAATGATGGCCAAAATATCCTGTACTCTCACCTTGAtaaggactgcgaacgatagcattgtctatccgcctaactaaaagtcattttttgataattctctaattaaattttattttttataatgtaaacatttatgcaTATTctcattaaatacatgtataaatgatttggtcaaacaaagagagaaaactttgtattttgggttaaaacaGTTCATAATAGAAACTAATTTAGCATATTCATACCAAAGAGTTTgctgtttcacggggggggggggggggggggggcatatgtctacaaaccaaaatgcattcCAAAAATGCGTTTTGATTTGTAAcgtttcaaaattaattaacaaatacgAATTTTCCCCACTCACAGGGaccaattttaatgaattttttagaCCTCcgaaagcttttttttttttttttttttttttttttttgtgagtgAATATTTTATTGGCTCAACAATtatggtacatatatttttagaacataATTCAAAACGTTTCACAatagaataaatgataaatagcaTGGAAACAGATCAATATACGAGTACTTTGGACATGGAGCTAAAATATTAACATGGatctaaaatatacatgcatcttaGTTTTTAACATGGTAGAAAGCATTGATCAGCAATCTTCAAACAATCAAGACAATCAATTCAATGCGCATGCGTTGACGTAGGtggtcatgttttaaaaaagctccTTGACCAGAATGTTTTGAGCATAAAATGCCGTTTGTGATCGGAAACTTTTTCTAAAGAGTGAGGTGTAGTGTGGTATGAAACTATTCTAAAGTGTATTCGTTCAAGTTTGTGGGATTTTTGTGGATTTCTGGATTTTGTTTAACATTGCATTATGTCAGGTATGAAAACAAGACAACAAAGCAACCGTAAAAACTGTTCACCGTTGGAACGCTCTGGTAAACATGAGTCCACTAGGGAAAGCGTTATACCTGAGTGGGCACAATACAAAGGCCTACCTAACGGTCGAGGTCTGTCTAACGGTCGTGGTCTACCCTCCGGTCGTAGTCTATCAAACGGTTGTGGTCGTAGTCGTAGTATGGGAAATGATTCTCTCAGGAACGACAATGATGAAAGCCAGGACGCGAACCCCCTCGAAGAGATAGCAGCTTCTTTAACCAAAAACGTTGCGCAAATCCAAGATGACCTTTATGAACAGGACGGTTTCCATGACAGGTTATCCTGTCTAGCGCAAACTTACGTCGAAAACGCTGACGATTTGGAATCCCTACGTAAGGAGAACGCTCAGCTCCGAGAAGAGGTACAACTACTCAAATCTATAGTCATAAGTTTAGATCGCAAAGTATCTCAAAACCAAAACGACATTGTCGATTTGAAGTCAAGATCCATGAAATACAACCTCATGATCCACAATTTAGCAGAGGAAGACGGAGAGAACCTCTTTGTCAAAATACCAAAACTAATAAAAGAACACTTTGGAATAAATACCGAATTCAGCAACATCCACAGGAATGGTTGGAACAAACAAGACATGACAAGACAAGACAAGCCACGCTCTATCACAGGCAAACTCATTAACTTTTCTGATAAAGAGAAAATTTTGAGCGCACAACGAGAGAGGAAAGACAGAACCCCCAAACTGCCATTTTTCATAACCCCACAACAACCCATTCAAATAACTGAAAACCGCAAAAAGTTGATCGAGGTGAGTAACAAGTACAAAGAAGATAACGTCCGCACACGTATCCTGGGAAATAAACTTGTTTTCCAAAACGGAACAGTCTATCGAGACAAAGTCATGAAACCAAGAGCAGAAGACATCCTCCTGATAGACGATGACGAGAAACAGAAGACCGAGTCCCTAGAAGTCGTGAGTAGTGATCCGGTTACTGAAGCAGGTAACAAATTCACCGCAACAGCTGCCGCAGTCAATACTTACGCGAACATCCGAGCCTTCTACAAGAAAGTAGTGAGCGTCCCAGACTGCGCCAGAGCGGATCACAACATTCTTGTGTACCGATTTCGAGATAAATCTGGCCTGATCCACGAGGACTACCAGGATGATGGCGAATACGGCGCTGGTCGCAAAATACTCGGTGCCTTGCGCGACAACAACATAGAGAACGCGGCCGTCGTTGTCACTAGACTCTTTGCAAAACACGTTGGATTGCGGCGCTTCTCCATTATGGAAAATGTAGCGATTGATGCACTGCGCAAACTGAGTGATTAATTGGTATACTTTACTTGGGTGAGATACTGACAAAACTATTACTTTATTTTTGTCTACTTAATTGTATTCACATGCACTTCTATTGCACAAACCAGACTTCGAATGCCTCGTGCTGatatttaaatcttatttatttttttatttattattttatttacatacttatattatttatatgtatatatatacatatatatacataatctTGTATTGATACAGgtatcatttatttaagtttatcaTTAATCCGGGATTTTTAGTTCCCCATCTATACCTACTCGGTCTGCCTTTTCGGATATCCGAGcttctattttttgttttttttttatagtcatGTTGATGTTTCCGATATTGAGTATACacatgttttgttttctgtaggttgcacaacactattaaatTCCCCTATATAATCTTACCAAACCCACTCACCTTTAGACTGCTCTCACTCAGGTACAACAAACTTCCCAGACGTTTCCCTTTCACATGTTAAAGTACTATTCTTACTGTACATTTCAGTACCAAAAAATACCTACCCATCCACaaaggcgtgagactttgtttacatcCAAGTCAAGCAGGTGCTTGAAAACCATGCCTGGAGCCAAATCACCCCactctgtatgaaaaaaaattaaaaatatttcttggcctcctcaattttttttaagcatatcATCTGAAGcaaaatacttgaatttacaccTCATAAAAAAATTGGGCACCCACCTCTTAGGAAAAACCCTCAAATCAAAGGAAAAAACTGGGTTCTATATTCTGtccgccatgttttgacgtgaaccttcagagaaatagtgttgtgatacctgcaacaaaataaagaattttttaagaattttataaaatgctGTTTTAGGAACTTGAAACATATCTGAAATTGATATTGTATATGAATTTTTGCTTTAAAGGCTAACAAAGCACTACAGGCCAAATGAAAAATGTGTATGTTTTGAAGTGAGTAGTGTTCAAGTGGACATTTTTTAAGCATTGCATAGGTGTttgtaaatttatgaatttaataACTTGTACTTTATGAAAGAGTATGAAATTTTCACAGATTGTTGTTGAGATATTAAACTTGTATTTGCCTGTGTTTCATGTGATTCTTTGAGCAGTGTATGTATTTTTTGAACATTTCATTGtgtaaatattgcttatgatatgataaaattatgaaatagatTTATTAAACCAAAACAGTGTGTTgtgtttttaattcaaaacatgaATTTAAACAAAGATAAATACCTTGGCTTCCATTTTACTGCAAAGACATTAAGGATCTGCCACTCTGCCACTCTAATAAACCATGAAGGTCCAATTTGGCATGGTGCTCACACAAGAGCCAAGCACTGGAGGCTGAAGAAACATAAATTAGTCATGGTCAATTCATAAGATCCTGACAACAAATAAAAGCAGCTGAATGCTTGACCACAAGACATTCTACTGAGTATTACCAGAAAGCAAGCAGCAAATTAGAAAATGAAGGGACAGAGCAAAAGTAAGAGTGCGCAATTCAAAGCCAAGGATGGGCGTCGCAGAGGTCCTGGCCATAGGGGATGGGGTAAAAAGAGGCAGCCCTCCAAGTATTTGAGACCTCAAACAAGAACACAGATCAGCAAGACAGGAAAATGCATTCTGAAGGATGTGGCCTCAGCCATAGAGACCACAGGACCCATCATGCAACTCCGCCCGAGAACTGCATGCACAGTACCTGAGAAGGACAACCCTAGCAAACAGGAGCAGAACTCCTACAGAATGCTCCACATGGGGAAGACGTGCGAGATGTTCAACACTGCCTACCAGCAGCACAAACTACAGAGTCCTAAATGCCCCACCTACCTTGAGTTTGACTTTGACGCTGAACAACAAAAGGGAGTCTGCTGGAAGGAGACCCTTAAATGCCGGTACTGCAATTTCCGTTCAGGACAAAATAACCTGTACGAAGAAATGCAGACAGACAGCCGGGGTCCAAAGACTGCTAAACCAAACATAAGCCTATGGGTAGCCTTAATGGACAATCCAATAATGGGGACCAGCCTACAAGAAATATTCCTGGCCCTCAACTGTCCAGCCCCATCCTACACTGGACTGCAACGCAATGGGGGTAAGGTTGGTCCCAGGATGGTGGAGATGGTAAAAGAAGACTTGAGACGTGAAAGAACCTACCTGAAGGACACTCTGGAAAACTGCGGATACCCACGCCTCACACCCATACCAGTTGAAGGTGACGGCCGCTACAACAACCCACTGTACTGGTCTCGGGACAGGAATCCATTCCAGCCTGCAACACAGAGTACTTACACCATAAGTGAAAATGTTACCtctgataaaaaaatcataggTGTCACCGCAAAAAACAAGCTTTGCCGTAAGCGTACAAAGGGGAGCAGGTGCCCAGAGCATCCAGGAAAATGCTCAGCGTCCCTAACCATGGATGCACCCATTGGCTGTGAACACCTCGCCACCGAGGAAATCTGTCATGACTTCCTTAGAGACAGAGAACCCACCCTCATTAGCCATATGACTACAGACGGAGACAGCGCTGCATTCCGCGGTGTGCAGAAAGCAATGAGGGAACATGGACAGACCGTGGAGGCCCTGAGAGATACCCGGCACCTTGCCCAGTCCCAGAAGAAGGCGGCGGACAATGCAAAATTTAGCCAGAACATGTTCCCCGGGAGGACCGCCACTGAGAGGCAGGccacaaaaagaaaattttcagtGGACCTAATGAAGAGGTGCACAGCTGAGTATGATATAGCACAGAAAAAATTCTGTGGGGATTCAGAAAAGCTGATCCACACCCTAAGCTTTGCAACAGATGCCATAGTTGAGTGCTACTCGGGCCGCTGCGGCGGTACTTGCACAGAACACTCACTCGTGTGCAGCGGCCTACCTACAGACTGCTGGCCAAAGGAGTACCTACCA
Coding sequences within it:
- the LOC128167179 gene encoding phosphoglucomutase-like, whose product is MSYSSTTVSSSPIEGQKPGTSGLRKAVKVYLQKNYTENFVQSILEGGLSKIEGSTLVIGGDGRYYEKEATLLIIKMCAANGVSKVIVAQNGLMSTPAVSCVIRKYKTNGGIILTASHNPGGPDADFGIKFNTENGGPAPENVTDKIFERTKSISQYKICPDLNADISKVGLSTYTVDGKEFSVQVIDSVLDYVEYMKEIFDFPALKNYLSTGKQVLIDAMSGEGRGTRIPSANNEGKR
- the LOC128168199 gene encoding protein IMPACT homolog, giving the protein MKPRAEDILLIDDDEKQKTESLEVVSSDPVTEAGNKFTATAAAVNTYANIRAFYKKVVSVPDCARADHNILVYRFRDKSGLIHEDYQDDGEYGAGRKILGALRDNNIENAAVVVTRLFAKHVGLRRFSIMENVAIDALRKLSD
- the LOC128167092 gene encoding uncharacterized protein LOC128167092 — protein: MAVSSPGYLQAGEHQGQHTLGRWISRDHGSSCGWQNRFGAQSSQHRLEWIPVPRPVQWVVVAAVTFNWYGCEAWVSAVFQSVLQPPVLGSCVSTMPNWTFMVY